A window of the Capricornis sumatraensis isolate serow.1 chromosome 9, serow.2, whole genome shotgun sequence genome harbors these coding sequences:
- the ZCCHC10 gene encoding zinc finger CCHC domain-containing protein 10 isoform X1, giving the protein MATPMHRLIARRQAEANKQHVRCQKCLEFGHWTYECTGKRKYLHRPSRTAELKKALKEKENRLLLQQSIGEANVERKTKKKRSKSVTSSSSNSSDSSASDSSSESEETSTSSSSEDSDSDESSSSSSSSASSTSSSSSSDSDSDSSSSSSSSTSTDSSSDDEPPKKKKKK; this is encoded by the exons TGAAGCAAATAAGCAACATGTAAGATGTCAGAAATGCTTGGAATTTGGACATTGGACTTATGAATgcacaggaaaaagaaagtacCTACACAGGCCTTCAAGAACAGCAGAACTAAAgaaagctttaaaagaaaaagaaaacagattattATTACAACAAAG CATTGGAGAAGCTAATGTAGAAAGAAAGACCAAGAAGAAAAG GTCTAAGAGTGTAACCAGTTCCAGTAGCAATAGCAGCGACAGTTCAGCCAGTGATTCTTCATCAGAGAGTGAAGAGACATCTACCTCATCTTCCTCAGAGGACAGTGACTCTGATGAAAGTTCCTCCAGTTCATCATCTTCCGCCTCCTCCACAAGCTCCTCCTCATCCTCTGATTCAGACTCAGATTCCAGCTCTTCCAGTAGTAGCAGCACCAGCACAGATAGTAGTTCTGACGATGAACcaccaaagaagaagaaaaaaaaatag
- the ZCCHC10 gene encoding zinc finger CCHC domain-containing protein 10 isoform X2, giving the protein MATPMHRLIARRQAEANKQHVRCQKCLEFGHWTYECTGKRKYLHRPSRTAELKKALKEKENRLLLQQRSKSVTSSSSNSSDSSASDSSSESEETSTSSSSEDSDSDESSSSSSSSASSTSSSSSSDSDSDSSSSSSSSTSTDSSSDDEPPKKKKKK; this is encoded by the exons TGAAGCAAATAAGCAACATGTAAGATGTCAGAAATGCTTGGAATTTGGACATTGGACTTATGAATgcacaggaaaaagaaagtacCTACACAGGCCTTCAAGAACAGCAGAACTAAAgaaagctttaaaagaaaaagaaaacagattattATTACAACAAAG GTCTAAGAGTGTAACCAGTTCCAGTAGCAATAGCAGCGACAGTTCAGCCAGTGATTCTTCATCAGAGAGTGAAGAGACATCTACCTCATCTTCCTCAGAGGACAGTGACTCTGATGAAAGTTCCTCCAGTTCATCATCTTCCGCCTCCTCCACAAGCTCCTCCTCATCCTCTGATTCAGACTCAGATTCCAGCTCTTCCAGTAGTAGCAGCACCAGCACAGATAGTAGTTCTGACGATGAACcaccaaagaagaagaaaaaaaaatag